Proteins encoded in a region of the Paenibacillus sp. W2I17 genome:
- a CDS encoding MurR/RpiR family transcriptional regulator: MFSNEQISSYNDLEMSLFNYITQNMEKVAYMRIRELADETHVSTATVLRFCRKNQCEGFSEFKVKLKMLLSQQKTSTRTLKSPHQAVYEFFERFQHPDLEEKIKTTALLLSKASSVIFIGTGSSGIMAEYGARYFSSLGTFSMYIKDPHFPVHAKMRENSVTIALSTSGENPYILPLLKQIKQEKNKIVSITNNRQSTVAKISDISIPYYVNEEYYESANITTQFPVLFLVEWLAKEISKIE; this comes from the coding sequence ATGTTCTCTAACGAGCAGATTTCTTCATATAATGATTTGGAAATGTCTCTTTTCAACTACATCACACAGAACATGGAGAAAGTAGCTTATATGCGTATAAGAGAGCTGGCTGATGAGACACATGTTTCAACGGCCACCGTTTTACGTTTCTGTAGAAAGAACCAATGCGAGGGGTTTTCGGAGTTTAAAGTGAAGCTGAAAATGCTCCTGTCTCAACAAAAAACATCGACAAGAACGTTAAAAAGCCCTCATCAAGCTGTATACGAATTTTTTGAGAGGTTTCAACATCCTGACTTGGAGGAAAAAATAAAAACGACTGCTCTTTTGCTTTCCAAAGCCAGCAGCGTAATTTTTATTGGTACTGGAAGCTCAGGGATTATGGCAGAGTATGGAGCTAGGTATTTCTCAAGCCTGGGTACATTCTCGATGTATATCAAGGATCCCCATTTTCCTGTTCATGCAAAAATGCGAGAGAACAGTGTTACCATTGCGTTATCTACTTCAGGTGAAAATCCATATATCCTTCCACTTCTGAAGCAAATCAAGCAAGAGAAGAACAAAATTGTGAGTATAACGAATAACCGTCAATCCACGGTTGCAAAAATTTCAGATATTAGTATTCCTTATTATGTAAATGAAGAATATTATGAATCAGCTAACATTACTACTCAATTCCCTGTTCTATTTCTTGTGGAATGGTTGGCCAAAGAAATCTCAAAAATAGAGTGA